Genomic DNA from uncultured Erythrobacter sp.:
ACTTCCACAGCGCGGTCATCTCGGCAGCGCTGCGGCTTTCTGGATCGACTTCCATGACCGTGCGGCCGTCGATCATCGATGCGGCAAAGTCGGTGCGGTGGTGTAGTGTGATCGGAGCGACAGTGCCGTGTTGCGACAGCGCGACGGCGGCTTCCGAAGTAATCTTGGCCTTGGGCGTGGCGGCATTGACGACAAACACCAAAGGCTTGCCTGCGCGCTCACACAGATCGACCGTAGCGCCGACAGCGCGAAGATCGTGCGGGCTAGGGCGAGTTGGAACGACAATAAGCTCGGCAACACCGATGACCGACTGGATAGCCATCGTGATCGCCGGAGGCGTATCGATAACGGCCAGTTTGAAGCCTTGCTGACGAAGGACTTGAAGGTCGTTTGCAAGCCGCGAAACGGTGGTTTGGGCGAAAGCGGGATATTCCGCTTCACGCTCGTTCCACCAATCGGCGAGCGATCCCTGCGGATCGATGTCGATCAAAACGACTGGTCCGGCGCCTGCGCGCTGGGCCTGTACGGCCAGATGTCCGGACAGGGTAGTTTTCCCCGATCCGCCTTTCTGCGATGCCAAAGCGAGTACACGCAACGCTCGGTCCCCCTGGAATTAGCCCATTGGTGCCGCCCAATTGCGGCTGGATGAGCTTTAGATCGCAGGACACCACTAATTTAGAGTTAACGAGACAGGACCGAGGCCGATCAACAAGGTAAAAATCTCGAACTCGTTTGCGCATTGGTAATCAGCGCGGGTTCTTGGCAACCAAATCCTAACGCATTGTTCACTATGCTCCGCCACACATTCAGATCAGGATTGCCCGCGTGAACGCGCCGGCAACGTTAAGGAGTGGCCGCAATGACCGTATCCCGCATCAATTCAAACCTGCGCAGCGCCGCAATGGCCGGCGCCGCAATTTTCACCGCAATCGCCGTTCCCGCTGCCGCCGATGTGAAATCGGGCGTCGACGCCTGGAGCCAGGGCGATTTCAACCGTGCAGTGAATGAATGGCAGATGCCAGCGCAGAATGGCGATCCTGACGCTCTGTTCAATCTCGCGCAGGCTTACCGCCTTGGTCGCGGTGTTGCTGCAGATGTTTCACGCGCGCGTGAGCTTTATGCCGAAGCCGCTCAGAAAGGCCATGTGAAGGCCGCCGACAATTATGGCTTGCTCCTGTTCCAACAGGGCGAGCAGAAATCCGCGATGCCGCTGATCCGCGCCGCTGCCGATCGCGGCGATCCGCGCGCGCAATATATCGTCGGGCTATCGCACTTTAATGGCGACTACGCCGACAAGGACTGGCCGCGTGCCTATGCGCTGCTGACTTTGGCACAATCGGCTGGGTTGCCTCAGGCTTCCACTGCGCTTGCGCAAATGGATGAGTACATTCCGAAGGAACAGCGTCAGCAGGCTCAACTGCTCGCGCGTGAAATCGAAGCCGAAGCGGGTAAGCGCCGCGCTGCCGAACTGGCTTCGGTCGATCTGGGCAAGCGCCCGGCAGCACCTGCTCCTTCCGCAATTACGCCTGTTCCGGCCCCAGTTGCAGCCACACCGCGTCCTGTCCGTCCGGTCCCAGTCGCCGCCCCGCCGCGTTCGGCGACAAATCGGTCGGGCAATTGGAAAGTCCAGCTGGGCGCATTCGGTGTGCGCGCCAATGCCGACAAGCTTTGGCGCAAACTCGCCGGGACAAGCGCGCTCTCCGGGACTAGCAAGATTCTCGTCCCGGCTGGCCGCGTAACACGGCTGCAAGCCAAGGGTTTTGCCAGCCGCGCTGAAGCGCAGGCCGCCTGCACCGCTTTGCAACGTCAGGGACAAGCCTGCATGGTCGCCAAGCCGTAGACTTCTTCCGACGGACGCACTTCCCCTAACGCGCCCGCCTGCTACCATGCTTGACGGGTCAGGTGTGGCAGCGGGGGATCGCCAGTGAGTACGGTTGAACAAGCGGGCAGTGTCCCGATCGAGGATGCACCGGTCGACACGCCCGAATCTTCGTTGGTTCCGGCCAAGAAAGCCGAGCGTATCGGCAGTCTCGATCTCATTCGAGGCATTGCCGTGATGGGCATTCTGGTCGCGAATATCGTCGCATTCGGCCAGCCGTTTCAGGCATATATGTATCCCGAAGCGTTTCTGACCGATCATGGCCCAGCTTCGGATTGGCTGCTCGTCGCGCAATTCGTGCTGATCGATGGCAAGATGCGCGCCCTGTTCACTCTGCTCTTCGGGGCAGGGCTCTATCTGTTCATGGAACGAGCCTGGGCGAGGGGCGCGTCTCGACGACTGCAGATGCGGCGGCTGTTCTTCCTGATGCTGTTCGGGATGATCCACTTCTATCTCATCTGGTTGGGTGACATTCTGTTCTACTACGCCGTGATCGGCTTCGTGATCGTCGGATGTCTGAAATGGAGCGCCAAAGCGCAGCTCTGGACTGGCCTGATTGGCTACATTTTCGGTGCTCTCCTGTACGCAACGATGCTGTCTGTTCCGTATGTCGTGAGCGAAACTTCGATCGGCGAGAGCGAGGAAATGGCGCCGATGCGCGTCGACCTCGATCGCGGCAAGGCAGAGGCTCTGGCAGAAAGTAGCCGGGAATCGGCGCTTATCCAGTCGGGCGACTATTTCGGATATGTCACGCTAAGGGCGACCGAGCATTGGTACGAGCCGCTCGTGAATGTGTTTTTCTTCGGGCTTGAATCGCTGCCGCTGATGCTGCTGGGCGTGGCGCTGTATCGAATGGGATTTTTCAGCGGGTCCTTTGCGCCGCGCAAGATGCGCCTGTGGGGTTGGCTCGGCTTGACCATCGGCGCAGCGTGGCATCTCGCGCTCGCGCTGTGGGCCAAGGGTGACGGCTATACCTATTACGGGATGCTGGCGATTTTCGTAGGCTGGAGTCCGATACCAAGGCTGATGATGGCATTGGGGATCGCTGCACTGCTGGTGGAATATTCGCCGCAATGGACCGGATGGCTGGCGCAGCGCGTGTCGGCCGCCGGGCGTGCCGCTTTCACCAACTATCTCGGCACGTCTATTGTAATGCTGTTCGTGTTTCACGGCTGGGCGTTGGGGCTGTTCGGAGAGCTTAGTCGTCCGATGCTCTACGTCGTGACGGCCCTAACGTGCGCCTTGATGCTGGCATGGTCGAAACCATGGCTGGAGCGGTATCGCTATGGTCCGCTCGAGTGGCTGTGGCGCTGCCTGACCTATGGAAAGATGTTTCCGTTGAAGCGCTGAGGATTGCGGCCACACTTGCAGCAGGGCAGCGGTGAACAAAACCCCTTGCTATTGAGAATAATTCTCATACATTGCTTTTGCAAACGCTTCGCAGGAGTGATTCTAAGCACCATGTATATTTGCATCTGCAATGCCATTCGTGAGACCGAACTGCGTCAGGCGGCGCTGAAATCCGGTGGCGATGCGGAATCGACCTATGCGACGATGGGCAAGAAACCCAATTGCGGCCAATGCCTTATCAAGGCTGCGCGGATCATTGCGCAGGAGCGCGATCTGGCTTCTTGCGAAAACCTCGCAGTATAAGCTGACCAAGCGCAACTGCGAGCCTTTCGCAAAGCGCTGATTTATAAGTAAAAAATTCGATACATCCCTTGTTCCGGATGGGAACTGCCGCCATATTGTGCGCGTTCAACTCATCGATCAGACGCGCCGTGCGCCTGGGACCATCACAAGGGAATTTCCGCCATGAAGGGCGATGCGAAAGTCATCGAATATCTCAATAAGGCGCTCACCAACGAGCTGACCGCGATCAACCAGTATTGGCTGCACTACCGCGTGCTCGACGATTGGGGCGTGACCAAGCTCGCCGAATATGAGCGCAAGGAATCGATCGAGGAAATGGAGCACGCCGACAAGCTCGCCGAGCGAGTGCTGTTCCTCAACGGTCTCCCCAACTTTCAGGCGATCCACAATCTGCGCGTCGGCGAAACGGTTGAGGAAATCCTCAAAGCGGACATGGCGCTGGAAGAAGACGCGATCCCTCTGCTGCGCGATGCGGTCGAATATTGCGAAAGCGTGCGCGACTATGTCAGCCGCGACCTGTTCGCCGGTATCCTGACCAATGAGGAAGAGCACGTCGACTTCCTCGAAACCCAGTTCGATATGATCGAGAAGATGGGCCTGCAGAACTACGTGCAGTTGCAGAGCCAAGCCGCTGGCGAGGGCGGCTGAGGCTCAAGTCTTATTGGTCCACGAAGAATCGAGGGGCGGGGCAACGATGCTCCGCCTTTTTTTGTCTACGAGTTTTAGTCTGAATTCGGCCCAGTCCCGCGCGCGGCGAGCAGTGTCTCTCGAAAAAAGAACGCGAGGCCAGCGATCAAGCAGCCGACAGTGGCAACCCATAGGATGGCGATGACGGTCCCGATCTGTGCATCGACGTAGGTTGAGACGAACAGAAGCGCGATCACTACACTGATTATTGCTCCAGCCGCTGTCGAAACCATGATTGCACGCCGGGCGAGATTTCGCCGGGCGTACAGCCATTCGATCTCGCCCTCTGCCCGTGCAGCCTTGACTGGGTCGTCGTGGCCCTCCAGCCGCTCGATCCGTCCAGCGATCCAGTTCAGCCGCGCCACCATGACATTCATGATGCTGCCGATGCCGACGAGCAGGAATGCGGGCGCAAGGCTGGATTGCAGCGCTTTCGTCACCGCAGGGGTGCTTGCAGTTTGCTGCAGCAAGTCGTTCGCTATGGCGGCGCCAAGCAGGTCAAGCATCACGATTTGTCGCTGCCTCCACTGTAATTGCCACCCCCGCCTTTGTTCGCGTTATAGGGGTTTTTGGGGCTCTTCAGTGATACTCGCACTGGCACGGCATCGAAGCCGAGTTTCGCGCGGATGCCGTTGACCAGATAGCGCTCATAGCTCTTGGGCAGATCGTCGAGCCGCGTTCCGAAGATCACGAAGCGCGGCGGACGGGTGCCGACTTGAGTGATGTAGCGCAGTTTGATCCGGCGACCTCCGGGGGCGGGTGGCGGGTTGGCTTCCATCGCATCGTCGAACCAGCGGTTGAGCGCAGCTGTAGGCACGCGCTTCGACCAGCTGTCGCGCAGATCGAAAGCCGCCTTGAGCATCGGGTCGAGACCCTTGCCGGTCTTCGCGCTCACAGCGAACAATGGCACGCCTCGTACCTGTGCCAAGCCATCGTCGAGCGCCGCGCGGATGCCGTTGAACAACCCGCTCGCGTCCTCGGCGATGTCCCATTTGTTGATCGCGATCATCAACGCGCGCCCTTCTTCGAGAGCAAGGCTGGCGATCTTGAGGTCCTGATGCTCGAGGCCCTGAGTGGCGTCGAGCAGCAGCACCACGACCTCGGCAAAGTCCACGGCACGGCGGGCATCGGCGACTGAGAGCTTTTCGAGCTTTTCGACCACATTGCGTTTCTTGCGCATCCCGGCGGTATCGATCAGCCGGATATCGCGGGTCTCGTTCGATTTCGGGTCGGTCCATTCCCAATCGATCGCAATCGAATCGCGTGTGATCCCTGCTTCCGGTCCGGTCAGCAGTCGGTCTTCGCCGAGCAGGCGGTTGATCAGAGTCGACTTGCCGGCATTGGGGCGTCCGACAATCGCAAGTTTCAGCGGTCCCAGCGGGGCGTCTTCGTCTTCTTCTTCGGAGGCGAGCTGGGCAGCCGCTTCTACGGCGTCCGCCTTTTCACCGATGATCGGCCAGAGCGCGCTGAACAGATCGGCGACACCCTCGCCATGCTCGGCAGACAGCGGGACCGGATCGCCAAACCCGAGTGAGTAGCTTTCGAGCACACCGCTTTCGCCCGCCGCGCCTTCGGCCTTGTTGGCAACAAGGACAATCGGCACATCGTGTTCGCGCAAATAGCGCCCAATTTCTTCATCGAGCGGCGTCAGTCCTGCGCGCGCATCGACAACGAACAGCGCGACGTCGGCGCCTTCAAGGCTCGCTTCTGTCTGTTTGCGCATCCGACCAGGCAAGGTGAGCTCGTTCTCGTCCTCCCAACCTGCCGTATCGACGATGGTGAATTGAAGGCCAGCAATCTCGGCGTCACCCATCCGGCGGTCACGCGTAACACCGGGCTGATCGTCGACCAGCGCGAGCTTCTTGCCAACCAGCCGGTTGAACAGCGTCGATTTGCCGACATTGGGCCTGCCGATGATGATGACTTGTGGTTTCATGCTTGCACGACAGGTGGCGCTTCACTCGCCACTTGGCAAGCGAACCGGCTGTCAGCCTTTCTTTGCGATCGGCGGATCATCGCCGAGGTCTTCGAACCAGGCTTCGACTTCGCCCGGCAGTTTCAGCAGTAGCGGGTTGCCTTTGCGGTCGACGGTCTTTCCTGCCTGAACCTTCACCCAGCCTTCGGAAATCGAGTATTCCTCGATATCGGTGCGCACGCGCCCCTTGAACTTGATGCCAACGCCGCGTTGCAAGGCTTCGCCATCAAAGTGCGGGCTACGCGGGCTCACAGCGAGGTGATCGGGCGGGAGGTCGCTTTTTGTCTCTTCAGTCATGTGCGCGCCTCTAATGTCGGATTGTCCCTACGACAACTCTGTTGATGGGGCGTGTTACGCTTGCCCTTTTGCGTGGACCGGGATACAGGCCCGCTCATACGCGCGGGAGCCACTCGGTTTCCCGCGCGGCTTCGTTCGGGCTAGCGGGCGTGGCGGAATTGGTAGACGCGC
This window encodes:
- the der gene encoding ribosome biogenesis GTPase Der; this translates as MKPQVIIIGRPNVGKSTLFNRLVGKKLALVDDQPGVTRDRRMGDAEIAGLQFTIVDTAGWEDENELTLPGRMRKQTEASLEGADVALFVVDARAGLTPLDEEIGRYLREHDVPIVLVANKAEGAAGESGVLESYSLGFGDPVPLSAEHGEGVADLFSALWPIIGEKADAVEAAAQLASEEEDEDAPLGPLKLAIVGRPNAGKSTLINRLLGEDRLLTGPEAGITRDSIAIDWEWTDPKSNETRDIRLIDTAGMRKKRNVVEKLEKLSVADARRAVDFAEVVVLLLDATQGLEHQDLKIASLALEEGRALMIAINKWDIAEDASGLFNGIRAALDDGLAQVRGVPLFAVSAKTGKGLDPMLKAAFDLRDSWSKRVPTAALNRWFDDAMEANPPPAPGGRRIKLRYITQVGTRPPRFVIFGTRLDDLPKSYERYLVNGIRAKLGFDAVPVRVSLKSPKNPYNANKGGGGNYSGGSDKS
- a CDS encoding DUF3297 family protein — encoded protein: MTEETKSDLPPDHLAVSPRSPHFDGEALQRGVGIKFKGRVRTDIEEYSISEGWVKVQAGKTVDRKGNPLLLKLPGEVEAWFEDLGDDPPIAKKG
- the bfr gene encoding bacterioferritin codes for the protein MKGDAKVIEYLNKALTNELTAINQYWLHYRVLDDWGVTKLAEYERKESIEEMEHADKLAERVLFLNGLPNFQAIHNLRVGETVEEILKADMALEEDAIPLLRDAVEYCESVRDYVSRDLFAGILTNEEEHVDFLETQFDMIEKMGLQNYVQLQSQAAGEGG
- a CDS encoding ferredoxin, translated to MYICICNAIRETELRQAALKSGGDAESTYATMGKKPNCGQCLIKAARIIAQERDLASCENLAV
- a CDS encoding ParA family protein; translated protein: MRVLALASQKGGSGKTTLSGHLAVQAQRAGAGPVVLIDIDPQGSLADWWNEREAEYPAFAQTTVSRLANDLQVLRQQGFKLAVIDTPPAITMAIQSVIGVAELIVVPTRPSPHDLRAVGATVDLCERAGKPLVFVVNAATPKAKITSEAAVALSQHGTVAPITLHHRTDFAASMIDGRTVMEVDPESRSAAEMTALWKYISDRLEKNFRRTVFATPGAQTASAGVRSGGGFGRRVAQ
- a CDS encoding SPOR domain-containing protein — translated: MTVSRINSNLRSAAMAGAAIFTAIAVPAAADVKSGVDAWSQGDFNRAVNEWQMPAQNGDPDALFNLAQAYRLGRGVAADVSRARELYAEAAQKGHVKAADNYGLLLFQQGEQKSAMPLIRAAADRGDPRAQYIVGLSHFNGDYADKDWPRAYALLTLAQSAGLPQASTALAQMDEYIPKEQRQQAQLLAREIEAEAGKRRAAELASVDLGKRPAAPAPSAITPVPAPVAATPRPVRPVPVAAPPRSATNRSGNWKVQLGAFGVRANADKLWRKLAGTSALSGTSKILVPAGRVTRLQAKGFASRAEAQAACTALQRQGQACMVAKP
- a CDS encoding DUF2721 domain-containing protein, whose protein sequence is MLDLLGAAIANDLLQQTASTPAVTKALQSSLAPAFLLVGIGSIMNVMVARLNWIAGRIERLEGHDDPVKAARAEGEIEWLYARRNLARRAIMVSTAAGAIISVVIALLFVSTYVDAQIGTVIAILWVATVGCLIAGLAFFFRETLLAARGTGPNSD
- a CDS encoding DUF418 domain-containing protein; the encoded protein is MSTVEQAGSVPIEDAPVDTPESSLVPAKKAERIGSLDLIRGIAVMGILVANIVAFGQPFQAYMYPEAFLTDHGPASDWLLVAQFVLIDGKMRALFTLLFGAGLYLFMERAWARGASRRLQMRRLFFLMLFGMIHFYLIWLGDILFYYAVIGFVIVGCLKWSAKAQLWTGLIGYIFGALLYATMLSVPYVVSETSIGESEEMAPMRVDLDRGKAEALAESSRESALIQSGDYFGYVTLRATEHWYEPLVNVFFFGLESLPLMLLGVALYRMGFFSGSFAPRKMRLWGWLGLTIGAAWHLALALWAKGDGYTYYGMLAIFVGWSPIPRLMMALGIAALLVEYSPQWTGWLAQRVSAAGRAAFTNYLGTSIVMLFVFHGWALGLFGELSRPMLYVVTALTCALMLAWSKPWLERYRYGPLEWLWRCLTYGKMFPLKR